One Chiloscyllium plagiosum isolate BGI_BamShark_2017 chromosome 12, ASM401019v2, whole genome shotgun sequence DNA window includes the following coding sequences:
- the dnajc28 gene encoding dnaJ homolog subfamily C member 28, producing the protein MLTAKRSCVVTCSGSVRMLSGYKLMSKSLQDCYRLLNVQENCSHDEVKEAYLKLVKLHHPDSGSGADPRKFIQVKEAYKAVVKHIAETRKAKSDERSDDEEEPSKYVAPQHRQYLSFEGIGIGTPSQREKQYRKFRMNRATEQVLDYRKQKLQDPELENTMMVKDVQQSRKIKITQAVERLVEDLIQESMAKGEFDNLSGKGKPLQKFSQYPYIDPMTHNLNRILIENGYQPEWIVRQKEIKQTIEKLRSDMVGYRRKIGESLTLSNQKQWNLKCEQFRDDIKQLNKMVDRFNLIVPLLNRQMLHFNPEKELAVILKEYSVLLEASNATSEIMEESAERTGTSVYGKNSLFSWIKLFLK; encoded by the coding sequence ATGCTAACAGCGAAGAGAAGTTGTGTCGTCACCTGCAGTGGAAGCGTTAGGATGCTTTCCGGTTACAAACTCATGAGCAAAAGCCTCCAAGACTGCTACCGCCTGCTTAATGTACAGGAGAACTGCAGCCATGACGAAGTGAAGGAGGCTTACCTCAAACTGGTAAAGTTGCACCACCCAGACAGTGGTTCTGGGGCAGATCCTCGAAAATTCATCCAGGTGAAAGAAGCTTACAAGGCTGTCGTCAAACATATAGCCGAGACAAGAAAGGCAAAGTCTGATGAAAGATCAGATGACGAAGAAGAACCATCCAAATATGTGGCACCTCAACATAGACAGTACCTTAGCTTCGAAGGCATTGGCATTGGGACGCCAAGTCAGCGagagaaacagtacagaaaattTCGGATGAATCGTGCCACGGAGCAGGTCCTGGACTACAGAAAGCAGAAGTTGCAAGATCCAGAGCTTGAGAACACTATGATGGTGAAAGATGTCCAGCAGAGCCGGAAAATAAAGATAACCCAAGCAGTGGAACGACTGGTGGAAGATCTCATCCAAGAATCAATGGCCAAAGGTGAATTTGATAATCTAAGTGGTAAAGGGAAGCCACTGCAAAAGTTTTCACAGTATCCATACATTGATCCCATGACTCATAACCTGAACAGGATACTCATAGAAAATGGGTATCAACCAGAATGGATTGTCCGgcagaaagaaataaaacaaactatAGAGAAGCTCAGGAGTGATATGGTAGGCTATCGAAGAAAGATTGGTGAGTCCCTGACCCTCTCCAACCAGAAACAGTGGAATCTAAAATGTGAGCAGTTCAGAGATGATATTAAGCAACTTAATAAAATGGTAGATCGTTTCAATTTAATTGTCCCTCTACTGAACAGGCAGATGTTGCACTTCAACCCAGAGAAGGAGCTTGCTGTCATATTGAAAGAATACAGCGTATTATTGGAAGCAAGCAATGCCACTTCAGAGATCATGGAAGAATCAGCTGAGAGAACTGGCACATCAGTTTATGGGAAAAACAGCCTGTTTTCTTGGATCAAACTTTTTCTAAAATAA